The sequence TTCAAGAGATCCAGAATCAGTGCTGTGTTTGTGGGTAGAACTAATCTTGGAGAGGCGGCAATTGATTCATTTAGAATTGAGAGCAATCAAGTTGTAGATGAATTCGGCAGAGAGGTAGAATCCAGAGACACATTGCTCACTCTTTCAGAATACAATTATGTATATGGTCTCGATTACAATCTTGCTACGGTAGATAATCGATGGGAAGGTAATTTTTATTATCATAGATCTTTAGATCCTGACAAAAAAAGTGATGCCCAAACCTATGGTGCATTTCTTCGGTATCAAACAACCAAAATTAATGCACGAGGCTTCATTAGAGCCGTAGGGGATGGATATAATGCCGAAGTTGGTTTTGTTCCTCGTAACGGAGTTTTTACTGGAGGTGGGCGTTTGGACCTTAACTATTTTACCGATGGAGTTGTGCAACGGCACGGACCTTCATTAGGTGGAGATATTTTGTATGATAGAGACTGGAATCAATTGGATAACTCCATTTCTGGGGACTATGAAGTTCAGTTCCTCAATACTTCGCAAACACAAATAGGCTTCAGGAGACAGTCGGTTTTACTAACCGGAGCTTTTGATCCATCAGGAACAGACGGATTAGAATTGGCTGAAGGTACCAATATTTCATGGACAAACGTACGAATATCCTATGATTCGGATAATCGTAAGACGTTTGTTTACGGCTTGGGGGCTAATTATGGAAGTTATTACAACGGTGAAAGAACAAACCTTCGAGCAAATGTTTTGTACAGATTTCAACCGATTGTACAAATAGGATTAAATGCCGAGTTCAATCGAATAGAACTACCAGATCCTTACAGTGATGCTGACCTCCTTTTACTCGGACCAAGAGTAGATCTAACACTTACAAACAAAGTGTTTTTCACAACGTTCGTACAGTACAATACACAAGATGAAAACCTTGGTCACAATTCCCGGTTTCAATGGAGATTTAAGCCTGTATCGGATCTATTCATTGTTTATACTGACAATTATTTCACTGATGATTTTAGAACACGAAATCGAGCGTTGGTCGTAAAGCTTAGCTATTGGCTTAACCTCTAAGCAGCTTCAGCTAGATCAACCTGCTTCATCTTGTCAATTTTTGGATTCATTATGGAAAACCATAATGGAGGAATAATAGCTAATATCATCATACCAGGGTAACCAGTTGGCATTTGTGGACTTTCGTCAATGTGCCTTAAGATTTGGTATTTTCTACTCGCGATGTAATGATGGTCCGAATGCCTCGAAAGCTCGAATAGAATTATCCTACCCAGCCTATGATCTGAATTCCATGAATGGTGGGGCATTACTCGCTCATACACCTCCCCTTTCTTGTTTCTTTCTAAACCGTAGTGCTCTATATAATTCACCGTTTCAAGAAGAAGGAATCCCATCACAGCAGATAAGATAAAATATCCCATTACCACCCATCCAAATAGAAGTCCAACACCGACTGTAAATACTATTTGAATAATCTGGAATTGCAACATTTCATTTTGAAACGAAAAAGTTGATTTTCCCTTTTTAGCCAATCGTTGTGCTTCAAGCTTCCATGCTGATAGGTAAGCAAAAATTACAGATCTAATCCAAAAAGTATATAATATCTCCCCATACCGTGCCGATGATGGATCTTCTTTGGTACTCACATTTTTGTGATGCCCTCTATTGTGTTCAATAAAGAAATGCATATAGAGCGATGTAAGTAGTAGTCCCTTTGACATTAACTGTTCGTACCAAGTATTTCTATGACCTAATTCATGTGCTACATTGATTCCAATTACCCCGCACATTAATCCCATTGCGGTAATTCTTCCTATTTGATCTACCAATGTAAGCCCAGGCTCAGACATTGAGAACAAGAACACTATAAGCAATGCAAACTGAATAGGAACCATGATATAGAGTTGCCAATCATAGATAGAATCTTCTTTTCTTCTAGATTCTTTTTCCTTAGTTAAGTTGGTAGAATCGGGTTTGTATGCAAGTTCAAGGACTGGAATGAGAACAAATGATTCTACCAGGGGAAGGTAAGTTAGCCAACCATGTGTATTGAAACTTACCCACGCCAATATGGGGAGAATCAATACATTCATGTATTTAAGTGAATTTAATTTTTTCATTTAATCCTTCTTACCAAGGTTAATCATGTACCCAACCGTAGCTCCTACAACCCAATGGTTTGATATATCAGGTGTCTCTGTTGTCAAGTCTCCTGCATCAATAAAGTTACTGAAAGTATAACTAAAAAAGCCTTCCAGCTGGAAGGTGCCAATCGATAAGTCTCTGAAGACACCACCACCAAGCCTGGCTCCATACCCTATTTCGTTATCTCTGCTTTCATCGTACGTATAAAAATCGGATGCAGGTATGTTATCACCGTTTGGTTCAGCATCCAGACTTACACTCATTAAAAACTCCATGTAGAACCCTGCCGATACAAAAAATTTGTTTTTCCCTCCAAAGTAGCCAAATCCTTCCAAAGGGATTTCTAAGTAATTCATTCGAGCAGAATAGGTTGGCTCATTGGATAAAAATGTTTGCTTCCATCCTTTCTGAACATAATTAACGCCCAATTGAATGCCTGAATTCAAAAATGAGTTTCCTACCTTAGGTAGATATTTCACAAATACTCCACCACTTGCTCCAGACAAGAACGTGGTTCTTGTATTCAAATTGAAAATGGTATGTTCAATGAAAACAGATGATGCATGCCCTCCTGCCTTCACTCCCACATATGTTTTTTGTGCTACACTCGTTTGCACGATTAAAACGGTGCAGATCAACCATACATATCTCATTCGCTTATTTCTTTTGTCTTTTAAGTAGTATAAAAGTTCACCTCTAATGCTTTCTATCCCTTTTATCTAAATTGTATTTCTCAAAAATAAAATAATCATAGCTATGCTCAATGGAAATGATTATTCTTGAATTAAATACAACTTAACCATGGATCAACCTCTCATCACAAATGATGCCGTAATCTTCGGCATTTTAATGCTTATGCTTGGGCTTGTGTTTCAGACCTCAGCGAGCAATCATCCATTCTGGAAGAAGTTTTACTCCTACATTCCGGCACTCCTAGTATGTTACTTCTTGCCATCGCTAATGAAAGCAGTTGGCTTAATAGACCCCTCAAAGTCAGAATTGTATTTTGTAGCTTCTCGCTATCTTTTACC is a genomic window of Marinobacter alexandrii containing:
- a CDS encoding alkane 1-monooxygenase — its product is MKKLNSLKYMNVLILPILAWVSFNTHGWLTYLPLVESFVLIPVLELAYKPDSTNLTKEKESRRKEDSIYDWQLYIMVPIQFALLIVFLFSMSEPGLTLVDQIGRITAMGLMCGVIGINVAHELGHRNTWYEQLMSKGLLLTSLYMHFFIEHNRGHHKNVSTKEDPSSARYGEILYTFWIRSVIFAYLSAWKLEAQRLAKKGKSTFSFQNEMLQFQIIQIVFTVGVGLLFGWVVMGYFILSAVMGFLLLETVNYIEHYGLERNKKGEVYERVMPHHSWNSDHRLGRIILFELSRHSDHHYIASRKYQILRHIDESPQMPTGYPGMMILAIIPPLWFSIMNPKIDKMKQVDLAEAA
- a CDS encoding outer membrane beta-barrel protein, translating into MRYVWLICTVLIVQTSVAQKTYVGVKAGGHASSVFIEHTIFNLNTRTTFLSGASGGVFVKYLPKVGNSFLNSGIQLGVNYVQKGWKQTFLSNEPTYSARMNYLEIPLEGFGYFGGKNKFFVSAGFYMEFLMSVSLDAEPNGDNIPASDFYTYDESRDNEIGYGARLGGGVFRDLSIGTFQLEGFFSYTFSNFIDAGDLTTETPDISNHWVVGATVGYMINLGKKD